The Anopheles coluzzii chromosome 2, AcolN3, whole genome shotgun sequence genome window below encodes:
- the LOC120954010 gene encoding trans-Golgi network integral membrane protein 2-like: MPTEAILLALVGLISIVGTSPLVGNPTIRAAAQTAYAAAPQAGSLNVSQTMGQDSLLQHLQAYCSKSINDAGCLAYKDMMGVANKYKVPNIEQSIAEELARKLSPSEADEFCSQLSKTLKNLPPSLSTKALEPFGSIPTCVRSCYTKDYELEEVCRALFVGYKLIPQSIGKEETEREHHQLMPIPDDSKADSLKHHPDFEKIVPAVAKVNSLPAVEAKDKAAITPGTDIDKSVRKDASEEHPKSAVIQNQPPADITKPNKQAEQGKDSDTADAGAALNTAEKAHKESVPSPVQLPHQKPVLPEKSDGDLEQQQGGLDGAVAGDVAPFDDEPKQAAEQDAKGGTPPVYETSDESEGIASAEDVNENGDDLELNGFQPVGKPDLQEKAKPDELTDSSKASDIVPGADPFYEQKDSNFFSYFLFAMFSCAMLYVAYHNKSKLLALVVEGRRTSSGRGGFSKGRKHTAAYRKLDSNLEEAITSGNGSGAHSSSQIIY; this comes from the coding sequence ATGCCAACCGAAGCAATATTACTAGCCCTAGTCGGGTTAATATCAATCGTTGGAACATCGCCACTGGTTGGAAACCCAACGATAAGGGCAGCAGCCCAGACAGCCTATGCTGCAGCGCCGCAAGCAGGTTCATTAAACGTGAGTCAAACCATGGGGCAGGATTCTCTACTTCAACATTTGCAAGCCTACTGCAGCAAATCTATCAACGATGCCGGCTGCTTGGCGTACAAAGACATGATGGGAGTTGCGAACAAGTACAAAGTACCCAACATTGAGCAAAGCATCGCCGAGGAGTTGGCAAGAAAGCTGTCGCCATCTGAAGCGGATGAATTTTGTAGCCAGTTGTCGAAAACGCTCAAAAATTTGCCTCCAAGTCTGTCGACCAAGGCGTTGGAACCATTCGGAAGCATTCCCACCTGTGTAAGGTCTTGCTATACCAAGGACTACGAGCTGGAAGAAGTTTGTCGAGCACTCTTTGTAGGATATAAGTTGATACCGCAATCGATCGGCAAAGAGGAAACCGAACGGGAGCATCATCAGTTAATGCCAATTCCAGATGACAGTAAAGCAGATTCATTAAAACATCACCCCGATTTTGAGAAAATAGTTCCGGCTGTAGCAAAAGTAAACAGTCTACCGGCCGTCGAGGCGAAAGACAAGGCCGCAATCACTCCCGGCACTGACATCGACAAGTCTGTTAGAAAGGATGCTTCCGAGGAGCACCCCAAATCCGCCGTCATACAAAACCAGCCACCCGCTGACATTACCAAGCCAAACAAGCAGGCAGAACAAGGAAAAGACAGCGATACGGCCGATGCTGGTGCTGCATTAAATACGGCAGAAAAAGCACATAAAGAATCAGTGCCGAGCCCAGTGCAGTTGCCCCACCAGAAACCAGTTCTACCGGAGAAGAGCGACGGCGATCTAGAACAACAGCAAGGTGGATTGGACGGTGCTGTCGCAGGTGATGTGGCTCCATTCGATGACGAACCCAAACAGGCGGCCGAACAGGATGCCAAAGGTGGCACTCCGCCGGTGTATGAAACTTCGGACGAATCTGAGGGCATCGCTTCTGCTGAAGACGTCAACGAAAACGGAGACGACTTGGAGCTTAACGGGTTTCAACCCGTGGGTAAGCCGGATTTGCAAGAGAAAGCAAAACCAGACGAACTGACGGACAGTTCAAAGGCGAGTGACATCGTGCCGGGTGCGGATCCATTTTACGAGCAGAAGGATTCGAACTTTTTCTCCTACTTCCTGTTTGCCATGTTCAGCTGCGCCATGCTCTACGTCGCATATCACAACAAATCGAAGCTGCTGGCCCTGGTCGTCGAAGGACGACGGACGAGTAGCGGGCGGGGTGGGTTCAGCAAGGGGCGCAAACATACGGCCGCCTATCGCAAACTGGACTCCAACCTGGAGGAAGCAATTACATCGGGCAACGGTTCTGGTGCACATTCGTCTTCACAGATCATCTACTAA
- the LOC120954009 gene encoding E3 ubiquitin-protein ligase RNF19A-like isoform X2 produces MRGTSRNTFNLNFPLRRLLLQSARAARGSPPLGQRLCDAEKGGSNSGGSGGHGSGSNGGGKHDKTGSTGHSSNKHNSDASSQHSANSPGNLERGTGNSKLTPSSHKSSHSLHSKGGSSTTTGGAGTNASANAGKVPDECPLCYDVLPSSDEYYALLNCKHYACRACLENYLMIQISESRTDISCPQCSDSMHPTDIQTLLKAFPTAITKYEDFMVRRVLLSDPDSRWCPGPDCTYAVIATGCASCPRICCQRPGCDVQFCYHCKAEWHPDQTCDAARASRQSPTRALSEDEIKPCPRCQVLIVKMDDGSCNHMVCAICGSEFCWLCMKEISDLHYLSPSGCTFWGKKPWSRKKKLLWQLGTLVGAPLGIALVAGIAVPAMIIGIPVWVGRKIHTRYKSAGKHKRNLAVLGGVTASVIVSPVLAGLAVAIGVPILLFYVYGVVPVSLCRAGCGEGTKFEFDEEEDNGSRNHDAASVDAVSRIGATSIGEVSLSVASGSHLGVSSQHSAYGVANPSTTALAGSITGHRLEVQADVSTSETASAVTCVSEKSGNTLNDTASTKALAGSILSYKQQAESSAFSEDGASERVRFDNTVSFVIDSKKDSCDFLYSIPSDQDTAADKASLGSGRSFRSSERSFRDDFDSTSVSSAHKRINFGKLIPKLNSSQHRNLSVDSATGSYNIPENVSLEQELEQEETTAAQQHTASSNSSAATVALSRNATQTQMSHSSGLSAHQQQNTQSGSLNPSPEFTVRHTSFVANPSSKLAIASSSNSSSSSSSSCSSNEAINRAMLIEKPALSTYSDSVCSSGRDAEAAQNQRNESKPLDSPPLSASSLSDSSSHEHPAVAAASAPPKSRTHILRNLFFSLPNSTESNAPTEATVECGQVTVTGTRAKTASAPLTSPLSPSSPSTSSAPSTTLTGPSASTQS; encoded by the exons ATGCGCGGTACAAGTCGAAATACCTTCAACTTGAACTTCCCTCTCCGGCGTTTATTGCTGCAAAGTGCACGAGCTGCACGCGGTAGCCCTCCGCTCGGCCAGAGACTATGTGACGCGGAAAAAGGGGGCAGCAATAGTGGAGGCAgtggtggacatggaagtggCTCGAATGGGGGCGGAAAGCATGATAAGACTGGATCTACAGGCCACAGCAGTAATAAG CACAATTCCGATGCATCTTCACAGCATTCAGCAAATTCGCCGGGAAATCTGGAGCGCGGAACGGGCAACTCGAAACTTACCCCAAGCAGTCACAAATCATCACATAGCTTGCACAGTAAGGGAGGCAGTTCTACTACAACAGGTGGTGCCGGAACAAATGCATCCGCTAATGCCGGAAAAGTGCCGGACGAGTGTCCGTTGTGCTATGATGTGTTACCGTCAAGCGACGAGTACTATGCGCTACTGAATTGCAAGCACTACGCATGTAGGGCGTGCCTGGAAAACTATCTTATGATCCAGATCTCCGAATCGCGCACGGATATCAGTTGCCCTCAATGCTCCGACTCGATGCATCCGACCGACATACAGACGCTGCTTAAGGCGTTCCCAACGGCCATCACGAAGTATGAGGATTTTATGGTTCGGCGGGTGCTATTGTCCGATCCGGATTCTCGCTGGTGTCCTGGGCCAGACTGTACTTATGCTGTTATCGCTACCGGATGTGCCTCCTGTCCGAGAATATGCTGTCAGCGGCCAGGATGCGACGTTCAATTTTGCTATCACTGCAAAGCGGAATGGCATCCAGATCAAACCTGCGATGCAGCTCGAGCTTCCCGACAAAGTCCAACACGCGCCCTGTCCG AAGATGAAATTAAACCCTGCCCACGATGCCAGGTACTCATCGTTAAGATGGACGATGGTTCTTGTAATCACATGGTGTGCGCTATCTGTGGATCTGAGTTTTGCTGGCTGTGCATGAAAGAAATTAGCGATCTTCACTATCTGAGCCCATCGGGATGTACGTTTTGGGGAAAGAAACCATGGTCGCGAAAAAAGAAGCTACTTTGGCAGCTGGGCACTCTGGTAGGCGCTCCTCTAGGGATCGCCTTGGTGGCAGGTATTGCCGTCCCTGCAATGATTATCG GTATTCCTGTGTGGGTAGGACGAAAGATTCATACTCGCTACAAGTCAGCTGGCAAGCACAAACGCAATTTAGCCGTTCTGGGAGGAGTAACAGCATCG GTAATTGTTTCGCCTGTCCTTGCCGGTTTGGCAGTTGCCATCGGGGTGCCAATATTGTTGTTTTACGTGTACGGTGTTGTGCCTGTCTCACTCTGTCGGGCAGGTTGTGGCGAAGGAacgaaatttgaatttgacgAGGAAGAAGACAACGGTTCCCGAAACCATG ACGCTGCTAGTGTGGATGCGGTTTCACGCATCGGAGCTACCAGTATTGGAGAGGTAAGCTTAAGCGTGGCTAGCGGAAGCCATCTCGGCGTGTCCAGCCAACACTCTGCGTATGGTGTAGCGAACCCGTCAACCACGGCGCTTGCAGGCAGCATTACAGG gCATCGTTTGGAAGTGCAGGCTGATGTGAGCACCTCGGAAACGGCCTCGGCGGTGACGTGCGTAAGTGAAAAGTCGGGTAATACGTTGAACGATACCGCCTCTACCAAGGCACTGGCCGGTTCGATACTGAGCTACAAGCAGCAAGCAGAGTCGAGTGCTTTCAGCGAAGACGGTGCTTCGGAGCGGGTGCGCTTCGACAATACTGTGTCGTTCGTTATTGACAGTAAGAAAGATTCCTGTGATTTCTTGTACAGCATCCCATCGGATCAG gacACGGCGGCAGATAAAGCCAGCTTGGGTAGCGGACGATCATTCCGCAGCTCTGAACGTTCGTTCCGTGATGACTTCGATTCTACCAGTGTGTCTTCAGCGCACAAGCGCATCAATTTCGGCAAACTGATTCCGAAGCTCAACTCCAGCCAGCATCGTAATCTGTCGGTGGATAGTGCAACCGGATCGTACAACATCCCAGAGAACGTCAGCCTGGAGCAGGAGCTAGAGCAAGAGGAGACGACGGCGGCTCAGCAGCATACCGCTTCATCGAACTCTTCCGCCGCCACTGTAGCGCTTTCGcgcaacgcaacgcaaacGCAGATGTCGCACTCTTCCGGACTGTCCGCACATCAACAGCAGAACACACAGTCCGGTTCGCTGAATCCGTCGCCCGAGTTTACGGTGCGACATACAAGCTTCGTTGCAAACCCATCTTCAAAGCTAGCGATCGCTTCcagcagcaatagcagcagcagcagcagcagcagttgttCGTCTAATGAGGCAATCAACAGAGCTATGCTGATCGAAAAGCCCGCCCTATCAACTTACAGTGATAGTGTCTGCTCCTCCGGTCGAGATGCCGAGGCAGCTCAGAATCAAAGGAACGAATCGAAACCACTGGATTCGCCCCCTTTGTCTGCAAGCTCCTTGAGTGATAGTTCTAGCCACGAGCacccagcagtagcagcagcatcagcgcCTCCGAAATCGCGCACTCACATTTTGCGCAATTTGTTCTTCTCGCTTCCCAACAGCACGGAATCGAACGCGCCGACGGAGGCTACGGTAGAATGCGGACAAGTGACTGTCACGGGTACACGTGCGAAGACCGCTTCCGCCCCATTAACTTCTCCCCTATCTCCATCGTCCCCTTCCACATCTTCCGCTCCGTCGACGACGCTCACAGGGCCTTCCGCGAGCACGCAATCATGA
- the LOC120954009 gene encoding E3 ubiquitin-protein ligase RNF19A-like isoform X1 gives MRGTSRNTFNLNFPLRRLLLQSARAARGSPPLGQRLCDAEKGGSNSGGSGGHGSGSNGGGKHDKTGSTGHSSNKHNSDASSQHSANSPGNLERGTGNSKLTPSSHKSSHSLHSKGGSSTTTGGAGTNASANAGKVPDECPLCYDVLPSSDEYYALLNCKHYACRACLENYLMIQISESRTDISCPQCSDSMHPTDIQTLLKAFPTAITKYEDFMVRRVLLSDPDSRWCPGPDCTYAVIATGCASCPRICCQRPGCDVQFCYHCKAEWHPDQTCDAARASRQSPTRALSGSIRKNSQHKDEIKPCPRCQVLIVKMDDGSCNHMVCAICGSEFCWLCMKEISDLHYLSPSGCTFWGKKPWSRKKKLLWQLGTLVGAPLGIALVAGIAVPAMIIGIPVWVGRKIHTRYKSAGKHKRNLAVLGGVTASVIVSPVLAGLAVAIGVPILLFYVYGVVPVSLCRAGCGEGTKFEFDEEEDNGSRNHDAASVDAVSRIGATSIGEVSLSVASGSHLGVSSQHSAYGVANPSTTALAGSITGHRLEVQADVSTSETASAVTCVSEKSGNTLNDTASTKALAGSILSYKQQAESSAFSEDGASERVRFDNTVSFVIDSKKDSCDFLYSIPSDQDTAADKASLGSGRSFRSSERSFRDDFDSTSVSSAHKRINFGKLIPKLNSSQHRNLSVDSATGSYNIPENVSLEQELEQEETTAAQQHTASSNSSAATVALSRNATQTQMSHSSGLSAHQQQNTQSGSLNPSPEFTVRHTSFVANPSSKLAIASSSNSSSSSSSSCSSNEAINRAMLIEKPALSTYSDSVCSSGRDAEAAQNQRNESKPLDSPPLSASSLSDSSSHEHPAVAAASAPPKSRTHILRNLFFSLPNSTESNAPTEATVECGQVTVTGTRAKTASAPLTSPLSPSSPSTSSAPSTTLTGPSASTQS, from the exons ATGCGCGGTACAAGTCGAAATACCTTCAACTTGAACTTCCCTCTCCGGCGTTTATTGCTGCAAAGTGCACGAGCTGCACGCGGTAGCCCTCCGCTCGGCCAGAGACTATGTGACGCGGAAAAAGGGGGCAGCAATAGTGGAGGCAgtggtggacatggaagtggCTCGAATGGGGGCGGAAAGCATGATAAGACTGGATCTACAGGCCACAGCAGTAATAAG CACAATTCCGATGCATCTTCACAGCATTCAGCAAATTCGCCGGGAAATCTGGAGCGCGGAACGGGCAACTCGAAACTTACCCCAAGCAGTCACAAATCATCACATAGCTTGCACAGTAAGGGAGGCAGTTCTACTACAACAGGTGGTGCCGGAACAAATGCATCCGCTAATGCCGGAAAAGTGCCGGACGAGTGTCCGTTGTGCTATGATGTGTTACCGTCAAGCGACGAGTACTATGCGCTACTGAATTGCAAGCACTACGCATGTAGGGCGTGCCTGGAAAACTATCTTATGATCCAGATCTCCGAATCGCGCACGGATATCAGTTGCCCTCAATGCTCCGACTCGATGCATCCGACCGACATACAGACGCTGCTTAAGGCGTTCCCAACGGCCATCACGAAGTATGAGGATTTTATGGTTCGGCGGGTGCTATTGTCCGATCCGGATTCTCGCTGGTGTCCTGGGCCAGACTGTACTTATGCTGTTATCGCTACCGGATGTGCCTCCTGTCCGAGAATATGCTGTCAGCGGCCAGGATGCGACGTTCAATTTTGCTATCACTGCAAAGCGGAATGGCATCCAGATCAAACCTGCGATGCAGCTCGAGCTTCCCGACAAAGTCCAACACGCGCCCTGTCCGGTAGTATTAGAAAAAATTCACAACATA AAGATGAAATTAAACCCTGCCCACGATGCCAGGTACTCATCGTTAAGATGGACGATGGTTCTTGTAATCACATGGTGTGCGCTATCTGTGGATCTGAGTTTTGCTGGCTGTGCATGAAAGAAATTAGCGATCTTCACTATCTGAGCCCATCGGGATGTACGTTTTGGGGAAAGAAACCATGGTCGCGAAAAAAGAAGCTACTTTGGCAGCTGGGCACTCTGGTAGGCGCTCCTCTAGGGATCGCCTTGGTGGCAGGTATTGCCGTCCCTGCAATGATTATCG GTATTCCTGTGTGGGTAGGACGAAAGATTCATACTCGCTACAAGTCAGCTGGCAAGCACAAACGCAATTTAGCCGTTCTGGGAGGAGTAACAGCATCG GTAATTGTTTCGCCTGTCCTTGCCGGTTTGGCAGTTGCCATCGGGGTGCCAATATTGTTGTTTTACGTGTACGGTGTTGTGCCTGTCTCACTCTGTCGGGCAGGTTGTGGCGAAGGAacgaaatttgaatttgacgAGGAAGAAGACAACGGTTCCCGAAACCATG ACGCTGCTAGTGTGGATGCGGTTTCACGCATCGGAGCTACCAGTATTGGAGAGGTAAGCTTAAGCGTGGCTAGCGGAAGCCATCTCGGCGTGTCCAGCCAACACTCTGCGTATGGTGTAGCGAACCCGTCAACCACGGCGCTTGCAGGCAGCATTACAGG gCATCGTTTGGAAGTGCAGGCTGATGTGAGCACCTCGGAAACGGCCTCGGCGGTGACGTGCGTAAGTGAAAAGTCGGGTAATACGTTGAACGATACCGCCTCTACCAAGGCACTGGCCGGTTCGATACTGAGCTACAAGCAGCAAGCAGAGTCGAGTGCTTTCAGCGAAGACGGTGCTTCGGAGCGGGTGCGCTTCGACAATACTGTGTCGTTCGTTATTGACAGTAAGAAAGATTCCTGTGATTTCTTGTACAGCATCCCATCGGATCAG gacACGGCGGCAGATAAAGCCAGCTTGGGTAGCGGACGATCATTCCGCAGCTCTGAACGTTCGTTCCGTGATGACTTCGATTCTACCAGTGTGTCTTCAGCGCACAAGCGCATCAATTTCGGCAAACTGATTCCGAAGCTCAACTCCAGCCAGCATCGTAATCTGTCGGTGGATAGTGCAACCGGATCGTACAACATCCCAGAGAACGTCAGCCTGGAGCAGGAGCTAGAGCAAGAGGAGACGACGGCGGCTCAGCAGCATACCGCTTCATCGAACTCTTCCGCCGCCACTGTAGCGCTTTCGcgcaacgcaacgcaaacGCAGATGTCGCACTCTTCCGGACTGTCCGCACATCAACAGCAGAACACACAGTCCGGTTCGCTGAATCCGTCGCCCGAGTTTACGGTGCGACATACAAGCTTCGTTGCAAACCCATCTTCAAAGCTAGCGATCGCTTCcagcagcaatagcagcagcagcagcagcagcagttgttCGTCTAATGAGGCAATCAACAGAGCTATGCTGATCGAAAAGCCCGCCCTATCAACTTACAGTGATAGTGTCTGCTCCTCCGGTCGAGATGCCGAGGCAGCTCAGAATCAAAGGAACGAATCGAAACCACTGGATTCGCCCCCTTTGTCTGCAAGCTCCTTGAGTGATAGTTCTAGCCACGAGCacccagcagtagcagcagcatcagcgcCTCCGAAATCGCGCACTCACATTTTGCGCAATTTGTTCTTCTCGCTTCCCAACAGCACGGAATCGAACGCGCCGACGGAGGCTACGGTAGAATGCGGACAAGTGACTGTCACGGGTACACGTGCGAAGACCGCTTCCGCCCCATTAACTTCTCCCCTATCTCCATCGTCCCCTTCCACATCTTCCGCTCCGTCGACGACGCTCACAGGGCCTTCCGCGAGCACGCAATCATGA
- the LOC120954011 gene encoding uncharacterized protein LOC120954011, protein MSDTEEDSTCSDSWPITEDWLIEVLKKHHEVRSGIKITDFKVKQGCQDGVNNLSDILSVSVVYEFEKDIEPGVSQSLDIVIKLLPQDPFSRYFVTEAQFDLREIKFYTSILPDLLAFQEQYIPKGVGSMVISVPTCFYTQYAPIGSNTTTSPSSPDSTESILVLEDMRSLGYKGANFTTGLTLGQTEGAIRAIVTIHALSLGLKIKKKVDLNEKYPFLFQTTRATESYQQLVEQGMPQLTKFLEHKPGFENELKALSKIRPKTKFLIETLLQPIEPMGLITHTDFWCNNLLFRSEPDEERTDSCTILDWQMVTYSRPTNDLALLLISSIPSNTRRQHTSRLLDLYYGALKSYCLKMDVDIEADLGYSRNKMECEYRQSLLLALLLCIGSVDIAIGNAAAEQRLLDVLRDFYEEGILSLEGYV, encoded by the exons ATGTCGGATACGGAGGAAGATTCTACATGCTCGGACAGTTGGCCGATCACGGAGGACTGGTTGATAGAAGTGCTTAAGAAGCATCACGAGGTGCGGTCTGGGATAAAAATTACCGACTTTAAAGTGAAACAGGGCTGCCAGGATGGGGTAAATAATTTAAGCGACATTCTATCCGTATCCGTGGTCTATGAATTTGAAAAAGATATCGAACCAGGCGTTAGTCAATCCTTGGACATTGTGATAAAGCTGCTTCCGCAGGATCCATTCAGTCGGTACTTCGTGACGGAGGCACAGTTCGACCTTAGGGAAATCAAATTTTATACCAGT ATTCTTCCAGATCTTCTGGCATTTCAAGAGCAGTATATCCCAAAGGGTGTCGGCAGTATGGTGATATCAGTGCCAACCTGTTTCTACACTCAGTATGCACCCATCGGCAGTAACACTACGACTTCGCCTAGCAGTCCAGACTCTACGGAGAGCATACTAGTACTGGAGGACATGCGGTCCCTCGGTTACAAGGGAGCTAATTTTACGACCGGACTTACTCTTGGTCAAACGGAAGGAGCCATACGTGCCATCGTTACAATACACGCGCTCTCCCTTGGGCTTAAGATAAAAAAGAAGGTAGATCTGAACGAGAAGTATCCG TTTCTCTTTCAAACGACACGGGCAACGGAGAGCTACCAACAATTAGTCGAACAAGGAATGCCTCAACTAACCAAGTTTCTTGAGCACAAACCTGGGTTTGAAAATGAACTAAAAGCGCTGAGCAAAATTCGTCCAAAAACGAAATTTCTGATTGAAACGCTTCTGCAGCCAATCGAGCCGATGGGACTAATTACACATACGGACTTTTGGTGCAACAATTTGCTGTTCCGCAGTGAACCGGACGAAGAACGTACCGACAGTTGCACTATTCTAGACTGGCAAATGGTTACATATAGCCGTCCAACGAACGATCTTGCCTTGCTGCTGATTTCGTCCATTCCGTCCAACACTCGACGTCAGCACACGTCCCGACTCCTTGACCTCTACTATGGGGCTCTCAAGTCCTACTGCCTTAAAATGGACGTCGATATTGAGGCGGATCTCGGATACAGTCGCAACAAGATGGAGTGCGAGTATCGGCAATCATTACTACTAGCGTTACTATTATGCATTGGATCGGTAGATATTGCAATTGGTAACGCGGCAGCGGAGCAGCGGCTGCTGGATGTTTTGCGAGACTTTTACGAAGAAGGCATTCTGAGTCTCGAAGGCTATGTTTAA